The following proteins are encoded in a genomic region of Acidobacteriota bacterium:
- a CDS encoding prolipoprotein diacylglyceryl transferase family protein, whose amino-acid sequence IPDSQLMAVHPTQLYETLAALVIWGFGVAYFRRRPGIGRTSVWVIGALAVERFLVEFVRAKDDRFFGVLTLAQIISVLVVIVLLVLARRLPRERKRHLPA is encoded by the coding sequence CGATTCCCGACTCGCAACTGATGGCGGTGCACCCGACTCAGCTCTACGAAACCTTGGCGGCGCTCGTCATCTGGGGCTTCGGGGTGGCCTACTTCCGGCGCCGACCGGGCATCGGGCGCACCAGCGTTTGGGTGATCGGCGCCCTCGCCGTGGAGCGCTTCCTGGTCGAGTTCGTGCGCGCCAAGGATGATCGCTTCTTCGGTGTCCTGACTCTGGCCCAGATCATCAGTGTCCTGGTGGTGATCGTCCTGCTGGTGCTGGCGCGGCGGCTGCCGCGCGAAAGGAAGCGTCATCTCCCGGCGTGA